In the Pseudolabrys taiwanensis genome, one interval contains:
- the flgK gene encoding flagellar hook-associated protein FlgK → MSLSQALVSAMSGLKVNQQSLALVAANVANADTPGYIRKTVNQVAIAGNNTGIGVRVSAIQRELDTYVQRQLRIENSGATYASTRADFYNRLQTVYGTPGSSNALDTIYNNFTTALQALSTSPDDTAARSSVISTAQALAQQLNYMTDSIQGLRKDAELGIADATSRANEAMSQIAKLNTQIAASGADDTATASLLDQRDSYVDQLSKIMDINVLSIDHNQVAVFTNSGVQLVGTQAAQISFDAQGTMSAGAQWTNDPATRTVGTLTLKSPYGGETDLIASGAIRSGEIASYLEMRDKVLPQAQNQIDAIAASMASSLSDKTTSGTAVTSGVQNGYDIDIGSLAAGNSITINYTDTLTNTPRTITLMRVDDPSVLPLKNDVTANPNDKVYGIDFSGGFSTVLGQIQQAIGSTSMVASNPSGTTLRILDDGPGNIVKVNSVSTTTTATSLTGGSAELPFFTDANSPYTGAISTLGSQSVGFAGRITVNAALVADPSKLVTYGSGVSSGDGTRPDFLLSQLTQASTQFSPSTGLGTEDTPFSGSITTFLRQVISSQGQAASSAQNLKEGQDVVLSSLQQRFNDTSSVNVDQEMANLLTLQNSYAANARVMSAVKDMLDALMKI, encoded by the coding sequence ATGAGTTTGTCGCAGGCACTCGTCTCGGCGATGTCCGGGCTGAAGGTCAACCAGCAGAGTCTCGCGCTGGTTGCTGCCAACGTCGCCAACGCGGATACGCCGGGCTATATCCGCAAGACCGTCAACCAGGTCGCGATCGCCGGCAACAACACCGGCATCGGCGTGCGGGTGAGCGCCATCCAGCGCGAGCTCGACACCTATGTGCAGCGTCAGCTCCGGATCGAGAATTCCGGCGCGACCTACGCCAGCACGCGCGCCGATTTCTATAACCGCCTGCAGACGGTCTACGGCACGCCCGGCTCCAGCAACGCGCTGGACACGATCTACAATAACTTCACGACCGCGCTGCAGGCGCTCTCGACCAGCCCCGACGATACCGCGGCGCGTTCCTCGGTGATCAGCACGGCGCAGGCGCTGGCGCAACAGCTCAACTACATGACCGACAGCATCCAGGGCTTGCGCAAGGATGCCGAGCTCGGGATTGCCGACGCGACGTCGCGCGCCAACGAGGCGATGAGCCAGATCGCCAAGCTGAACACGCAGATCGCGGCGTCGGGTGCGGACGATACCGCAACGGCGAGCCTGCTCGACCAGCGCGATTCGTATGTCGACCAGTTGTCGAAGATCATGGACATCAACGTGCTGTCCATCGACCACAATCAGGTCGCGGTCTTCACCAATTCGGGCGTCCAGCTCGTCGGCACGCAGGCGGCGCAGATCTCATTCGACGCGCAGGGCACGATGAGCGCCGGCGCGCAGTGGACCAACGATCCGGCGACCCGGACGGTGGGCACGCTGACTTTGAAGTCGCCCTATGGCGGCGAGACGGATCTGATCGCCTCGGGCGCGATCCGGTCCGGCGAGATCGCCTCCTATCTGGAGATGCGCGACAAGGTCCTGCCGCAGGCGCAGAACCAGATCGATGCCATCGCCGCGTCGATGGCGAGTTCATTATCGGATAAGACGACGTCGGGCACGGCGGTGACGTCGGGCGTGCAGAACGGCTACGATATCGATATCGGCAGCCTGGCCGCCGGCAACTCCATCACGATCAACTACACCGACACGCTGACCAACACGCCGCGTACGATCACGTTGATGCGGGTGGACGATCCGTCCGTCCTGCCGCTGAAGAACGACGTGACCGCCAATCCGAACGACAAGGTCTACGGCATCGACTTCTCCGGCGGCTTCAGCACGGTGCTTGGCCAGATCCAGCAGGCGATCGGTTCCACCAGTATGGTGGCGTCGAACCCGTCTGGCACGACCTTGCGCATCCTCGATGACGGTCCGGGCAATATCGTCAAGGTCAATTCCGTCAGCACCACGACGACCGCGACGTCGCTCACCGGCGGCAGCGCAGAATTGCCGTTCTTCACGGATGCCAACAGTCCGTATACGGGGGCGATTTCGACGCTCGGCTCTCAGAGCGTCGGCTTTGCCGGGCGCATCACGGTGAACGCCGCGCTCGTTGCCGATCCGTCGAAGCTCGTGACTTACGGGAGCGGCGTGTCGTCCGGCGACGGCACGCGGCCCGATTTTCTGCTCAGCCAGCTGACGCAGGCGAGCACGCAGTTCTCGCCGTCGACGGGGCTCGGTACGGAAGATACGCCGTTCTCGGGTTCGATCACGACTTTCCTTCGCCAGGTGATCAGTTCGCAGGGACAGGCCGCGAGTTCGGCCCAGAACCTGAAAGAAGGGCAGGACGTGGTGCTGTCGTCGCTGCAACAACGCTTCAACGATACGTCCAGTGTGAACGTCGACCAGGAAATGGCCAACCTGCTCACGCTGCAGAACTCGTATGCGGCGAACGCCCGCGTGATGTCGGCTGTCAAAGACATGCTCGACGCGCTGATGAAGATATGA